From the Danaus plexippus chromosome 5, MEX_DaPlex, whole genome shotgun sequence genome, one window contains:
- the LOC116768921 gene encoding trypsin-7-like, whose amino-acid sequence MWKCFLLFVFLLTFTLSEGDLLRTKRGVYSKNFFGGVWGNRPPLLEAGQAKTTCTCKCGERNEVSRIVGGEEAGVNEFPWVAKMTYFKKFYCGGMLINDRYVLTAAHCVKGFMWFMIKVTFGEHNRCNATTRPETRFVIRVIANKFSLANFDNDIALLRLNERVPMTAAIKPICLPSDDSDLYVGVKAVAAGWGTLTEEGRVSCTLQEVEVPVLSNEECRNTKYTSSMITDNMLCAGYPKTGQKDSCQGDSGGPLITERKHDKRYELIGVVSWGNGCARVGYPGVYTRVTKYIDWIKENTKDGCFCTD is encoded by the exons ATGTGGAAGtgctttcttttatttgtgtttttgttaACTTTCACTCTATCGGAG GGTGATTTATTGCGTACGAAGCGTGGTGTGTATTCGAAGAATTTCTTCGGTGGTGTTTGGGGCAACCGACCACCACTACTTGAAGCGGGCCAGGCCAAGACTACGTGCACATGTA AATGTGGCGAAAGAAATGAAGTCTCCCGCATCGTAGGGGGTGAGGAGGCTGGTGTCAATGAGTTCCCTTGGGTTGCCaaaatgacatattttaaaaagttctaCTGCGGAGGTATGCTGATCAACGACAGATATGTTCTTACCGCAGCACATTGTGTGAAAGG ATTTATGTGGTTCATGATAAAGGTGACTTTCGGTGAACACAACCGCTGTAACGCGACCACGCGCCCCGAGACTAGATTTGTTATTCGCGTCATTGCCAACAAATTCTCTCTCGCCAATTTCGACAATGATATCGCCTTACTTCGTCTGAATGAGAGGGTTCCCATGACTGCTGCTATTAAGCCTATATGCTTGCCAAGTGACGATA GTGACCTCTATGTGGGTGTTAAAGCAGTGGCTGCAGGATGGGGAACGTTGACGGAGGAGGGAAGAGTATCGTGCACACTGCAGGAAGTTGAGGTGCCAGTATTGAGTAATGAAGAGTGTCGCAATACTAAGTACACTTCCTCAATGATCACTGACAACATGCTGTGCGCGGGATACCCCAAGACGGGACAAAAGGATTCCTGTCAG GGAGACAGTGGTGGTCCGCTCATCACAGAGAGAAAGCACGACAAACGCTATGAGCTAATCG GTGTTGTATCTTGGGGTAACGGATGTGCACGAGTGGGTTACCCTGGCGTCTACACACGGGTTACCAAATACATAGACTGGATTAAGGAAAATACTAAAGACGGGTGTTTTTGTAcagattaa